A stretch of Xenopus laevis strain J_2021 chromosome 8S, Xenopus_laevis_v10.1, whole genome shotgun sequence DNA encodes these proteins:
- the vgll1.S gene encoding vestigial like family member 1 S homeolog isoform X1, whose protein sequence is MEDLHNSSSEYKTKETPVKTELGSRCVVFTYYQGDINSVVDEHFSRALRTIKDPQDLSIKHRGDDYLSKNMSSMATDDMNWTRPYQATPPVRMPASVLTPLPSTSEHYATVFQTHPHQAADIWPLYQIGPHNPIAPVYQHSMSDFPMVPGTGPDGKPGSLLSLLQHERYPAPLQESIIKQEILASTSAGMSAPENLNPRMNPQTDLHSQDRRKDYFHPQDRRKDLYFY, encoded by the exons ATGGAAGACCTCCATAATAGCTCTTCGgaatacaaaacaaaagaaacTCCAGTGAAGACGGAACTAGGCTCCCGCTGTGTAGTCTTTACCTATTATCAAGGGGACATTAATAGTGTTGTTGATGAACACTTTTCTAGAGCCCTAAGGACTATAAAGGACCCGCAGGACTTAAGCATTAAACATCGAGGGGATGACTACCTTTCAAAGAACA TGAGCAGTATGGCAACAGATGATATGAACTGGACAAGGCCTTATCAAGCAACACCTCCTGTAAGGATGCCTGCGTCTGTCTTAACTCCACTACCTTCTACATCAGAACACTATGCTACAGTTTTCCAAACACATCCCCATCAGGCAGCAGACATTTGGCCACTTTATCAAATTGGGCCCCATAATCCCATTGCCCCAGTTTATCAGCACTCAATGTCAGATTTTCCTATGGTCCCTGGCACTGGCCCTGATGGCAAGCCTGGCTCTCTTCTAAGTCTACTACAGCATGAAAGATATCCAGCTCCCCTTCAAGAATCAATAATTAAGCAGGAGATTCTCGCATCCACATCAGCAGGGATGTCTGCTCCAGAAAACCTAAATCCAAGGATGAATCCTCAAACAG ATCTGCATTCTCAGGACAGAAGAAAAGACTATTTTCATCCTCAAGATCGAAGGAAGGATTTATACTTTTATTAG
- the vgll1.S gene encoding vestigial like family member 1 S homeolog (The RefSeq protein has 3 substitutions compared to this genomic sequence; stop codon completed by the addition of 3' A residues to the mRNA): MEDLHKSSSEYKTKETPVKTELGSRCVVFTYYQGDINSVVDEHFSRALRTIKDPQDLSIKHRGDDYLSKNMSSMATDDMNWTRPYQATPPVRMPASALTPLPSTSEHYATVFQTHPHQAADIWPLYQIGPHNPIAPVYQHSMSDFPMVPGTGPDGKPGSLLSLLQHERYPAPLQESIIKQEILASTSAGMSAPENLNPRMNPQADLHSQDRRKDYFHPQDRRKDLYFY, encoded by the exons ATGGAAGACCTCCATAATAGCTCTTCGgaatacaaaacaaaagaaacTCCAGTGAAGACGGAACTAGGCTCCCGCTGTGTAGTCTTTACCTATTATCAAGGGGACATTAATAGTGTTGTTGATGAACACTTTTCTAGAGCCCTAAGGACTATAAAGGACCCGCAGGACTTAAGCATTAAACATCGAGGGGATGACTACCTTTCAAAGAACA TGAGCAGTATGGCAACAGATGATATGAACTGGACAAGGCCTTATCAAGCAACACCTCCTGTAAGGATGCCTGCGTCTGTCTTAACTCCACTACCTTCTACATCAGAACACTATGCTACAGTTTTCCAAACACATCCCCATCAGGCAGCAGACATTTGGCCACTTTATCAAATTGGGCCCCATAATCCCATTGCCCCAGTTTATCAGCACTCAATGTCAGATTTTCCTATGGTCCCTGGCACTGGCCCTGATGGCAAGCCTGGCTCTCTTCTAAGTCTACTACAGCATGAAAGATATCCAGCTCCCCTTCAAGAATCAATAATTAAGCAGGAGATTCTCGCATCCACATCAGCAGGGATGTCTGCTCCAGAAAACCTAAATCCAAGGATGAATCCTCAAACAG ATCTGCATTCTCAGGACAGAAGAAAAGACTATTTTCATCCTCAAGATCGAAGGAAGGATTTATACTTTTATTA